AGTGAGTGGGTTCATGACTATTCAGAAGTCTGAATACTAGCGAGCTTACTCACTACTGACTACTCATTACCCACTACTAGAATTTTTCGGGTTTAATTAATACGTACAACAGGTAACCAAAAACCAGTATTGACAAAATGAATAATGCGTTGATCATAGATTTATATTTTTTCAAAAAAGTCGATTGATTTATAAAACAGGTAAAAACAAATGAGTCCTGCTACAAATAACATCAGTGTTAGCATTGCTTTAAATTTGATCAACCAATATCCAACGGGGTGCCGCAAAAATTAAATCGGAGGAAACTTCAACAAGGAGTTAATTAACAATAAGATGTGAAGGTTTGGCTAACAAAGGTTCATTTTGTCATTTTAATAGATCATGCCATTTTGAAAAGGTGTTTTATCAAATTG
The Niastella koreensis GR20-10 genome window above contains:
- the kdpF gene encoding K(+)-transporting ATPase subunit F, whose amino-acid sequence is MINALFILSILVFGYLLYVLIKPEKF